Proteins found in one Triticum urartu cultivar G1812 chromosome 4, Tu2.1, whole genome shotgun sequence genomic segment:
- the LOC125551358 gene encoding uncharacterized protein LOC125551358 isoform X2 codes for MDKSWMDKARNTQAYIDGVEKFIDFAFTHSARGNTILCPCRICLNCCWFEASVVYEHLLCDGFISGYKRWIYHGEASSPLASESDHDEVQPDNFQEEIDLDDYDEMLEMIQDIAHQNGDFSDSSGEDPSHQDAEPEGVDPFLEKKKKKDEDAFRQFIADDREELYLGCTTFSKLHFVVRLLHVKSLGGWSDKSFDILLELLKEAFPTAKLPKFFYESKKMIKCLELGYIKIHACENDCILFWKEHANKDICPTCKTSRWKSEKNSLDGKHVHKVPRKVLRYFPIKKRLQCLFVSPKSAADCRWHAEERTRDGLIRHTTDAPVWKDFDGKYPDFSKDSRNMRLLVVSDGFNPFRTMKLSYSIWPVVVILLNLPPWLCMKQHNSILSLLIPGPRSPIFLVSYGFLLFKII; via the coding sequence ATGGACAAGAGTTGGATGGATAAAGCTAGAAATACACAAGCATATATAGACGGGGTAGAGAAATTCATAGATTTTGCTTTTACTCATTCAGCAAGAGGGAACACTATACTATGTCCTTGTAGAATTTGCTTGAACTGTTGTTGGTTTGAAGCTAGTGTTGTCTATGAGCACTTGTTATGCGATGGGTTTATTAGTGGGTACAAAAGATGGATATATCATGGGGAGGCATCATCACCTCTTGCATCCGAGAGTGACCATGATGAGGTTCAACCTGATAATTTTCAAGAGGAGATTGACCTAGATGACTATGATGAGATGCTTGAAATGATTCAAGATATAGCACATCAAAATGGGGATTTTAGTGATAGTAGTGGGGAGGATCCAAGTCACCAGGATGCTGAGCCTGAGGGCGTCGACCCTTTTctagagaagaaaaagaagaaagatgaAGATGCTTTCCGACAATTCATAGCTGATGATAGGGAGGAGCTTTATCTAGGGTGCACAACCTTCTCAAAGCTACATTTCGTTGTTAGGTTACTCCATGTAAAATCTCTTGGAGGTTGGAGTGATAAAAGTTTCGACATACTGCTAGAGTTGCTAAAAGAGGCCTTTCCAACAGCAAAGCTACCCAAATTTTTTTATGAATCTAAGAAGATGATAAAATGCCTTGAGCTTGGTTATATAAAAATTCATGCATGTGAGAATGATTGCATTTTGTTCTGGAAGGAACATGCAAATAAGGATATTTGTCCTACATGCAAAACTTCTCGGTGGAAATCTGAAAAGAATAGTCTTGATGGGAAACATGTACACAAGGTCCCAAGGAAGGTTCTTCGTTATTTTCCAATAAAGAAGAGGCTACAATGCCTTTTTGTGTCCCCAAAGAGTGCAGCGGACTGCAGATGGCATGCTGAAGAACGTACAAGAGATGGACTAATAAGGCATACAACGGATGCACCTGTTTGGAAGGACTTTGATGGAAAATATCCCGATTTTTCTAAAGATAGTCGCAACATGAGGCTGCTTGTAGTATCGGATGGTTTTAATCCATTTAGGACAATGAAGTTATCCTATAGTATCTGGCCTGTTGTAGTAATTCTATTGAatcttcctccttggttgtgcatgaagcagCATAATTCCATCCTCTCTTTGCTAATTCCTGGTCCAAGGTCACCTATTTTCTTGGTATCATATGGTTTCTTACTCTTCAAAATAATCTGA